DNA from Ensifer canadensis:
CCGGTTACGTACTGGCCCGAGCGAAGGCAGCGAATGCTTTTCGTCTGACCGGCATGCCAACGGATGTTGCATTTCGGGCGGTGGAGAAGATGGTGCGCAAGATCGAAAAGAACGCCACCAAGAAGACCGCCTCGTCATCCCTGAGCGAATGCATCGCAATGACGCGGCAGTCGGAGGGGAACCTTCGCTTGTGGCAATCGAAAATAGACGGTTCGACTTGGCGATAAGTTACGGGTGTGTCGGTTGACACGGCTTTGACATTGGCTGTCTGGAGGGCCGAGTTGGTTTCAGATTGTCATCTGTTCACCGATTTCACGACGCGATTTGCCGTCCTGGTAGCCGGACAGGCCCGCGGATCGCTTATCAGCGTCCCGCGCCCAAGGTAAAATGACGTTTGCATGATCTCGGACTGGAAACCGGCTCGCTCACAAAATGTGAGAGCCTTTGAGACGTTCGGCTCGTCCATGAAGCCAAAAGTGATGTCGATGCGCGCAAACCGCTCCGATAGCTTTCTCATCTGCAAGCGCCCTGGCTCCGGCACATACGGTCGCTTCGACGTCTTCACCGTCAGGATGACGTCGTTTTCGTGCAGCAGCACCGCTGGGGTCTTGTCTCCCACTCTCGTCAAGAGACGGCACGTCAACAGAGTGGGCCGACTCTCTTCGATCGTGGCGACGACTACCTGAGGGGTTCCAGTTCTTATCCTTATCCAGAAATTGCCACGTCGCGGGCTCGGGCTATACGGCTATCAAGCTCCTCGAGCCGGCGAACAAAACCGATATTGGCAGGCTGAAGTGCCACGGCCTCGGCAAGCATTTCCCGCGCTGTTGCGAGTTTACTGTCGCGGATATGACGGTTGGCCCGATGATACAGGAAATTCACGCGCTCCACGGGCGAGAAACCCTCGCCAAAGC
Protein-coding regions in this window:
- a CDS encoding KUP/HAK/KT family potassium transporter, with the protein product MLLHENDVILTVKTSKRPYVPEPGRLQMRKLSERFARIDITFGFMDEPNVSKALTFCERAGFQSEIMQTSFYLGRGTLISDPRACPATRTANRVVKSVNR